The genomic interval GTTCGGTTTCGGCGGTCTGCCCGGAGCCGGAGGCTTTGGCGGCCCCGGTGGTCCTGGTGCCGACAATCCGCTCGCTGCCATGTTCGGATCGCTGAACCCCACCGACCTGGGCGCCGCCTTCCAGCAGCTGGGCCAGATGCTCTCGTACGAGGGCGGCCCGGTGAACTGGGACATGGCCAAGCAGATCGCCCGCCAGACGGTCTCCCAGGGCACCTCGGACGGCACCAAGGACGCCAGCGTCGGTCCCGCCGAACGCACCGCGGTCGAGGAGGCCGTGCGCCTGGCGGACCTGTGGCTCGACGACGCGACATCGCTGCCGTCCGGTGCGGGCTCCGCCGTGGCGTGGTCCCGCGCGGAGTGGGTCGAGGCGACCCTGCCCGCGTGGAAGGAGCTCGTCGACCCGGTCGCCGAGCGGGTCGGCACCGCCATGGGTGACGTCCTGCCGGAGGAGATGCAGGCCATGGCGGGCCCGCTGATCGGCATGATGCGCTCGATGGGCGGCGCCATGTTCGGCACCCAGATCGGGCAGGCCGTCGGCGTGCTCGCGGGCGAGGTCGTCGGATCCACCGACATCGGCCTGCCGCTGGGCCCGGTGGGCAAGGCCGCGCTGCTTCCGGCGAATGTCGACGCCTTCGGCAAGGACCTGGGGGTGCCCAAGGACGAGGTGCGGCTGTACCTCGCCCTGCGCGAGGCCGCCCACCAGCGCCTCTTCGCACACGTGCCGTGGCTGCGCTCGCACCTGTACGGCGCGGTCGACGGGTACGCGCGCGGGATCAAGGTCGACACCGCCAAGCTGGAGGACGTGGTCGGCCAGTTCGACCCGCAGAACCCCGAGCAGCTTCAGGACGCCCTCCAGCAGGGCATGTTCCAGCCGGAGGACACCCCGGAGCAGAAGGCGGCCCTGGCCCGGCTGGAGACCGCGCTGGCCCTTGTGGAGGGCTGGGTGGACGCGGTGGTCCACGCGGCCGCGAAGCCGCGTCTGTCGTCCGCGGACGCGCTGCGCGAGACCCTGCGCCGCCGGCGCGCCTCGGGCGGCCCGGCCGAGCAGACCTTCGCCACGCTGATCGGTCTGGAGCTGCGCCCGCGCCGTCTGCGGGACGCCTCCCGTCTGTGGGCCTCGCTCACCGACGCGCGCGGTGTCGACGGCCGTGACGGCCTGTGGTCCCACCCGGACATGCTGCCGACCGCGTCCGACCTGGACGACCCGGACGGCTTCGTGCACCGCGAGCAGCTGGACTTCTCCGAGCTGGACAAGATGCTCGGCGAGGCCGCGGAGAACCCCGACCGCAAGAAGCCCGACCTCGAGAAGAAGGACGACTCCGAGGACGACACCGAGTGAGCCTTCATGACGACGCCGTCCTGGTCCTCAAGGGATACGAGGACCAGGCGGATCTTCGCCAGGCCTACCTGGACCACCTGGCGGCCCACCCGGACGGCGTGTGGAAGGCCTGCGAGAAGGGCCACGTCACAGCCAGTGCCCTGGTCGTCGACCCGGAGCGCGGGCAGGCTCTGCTGACCCTCCACAAGAAGCTGGGCATGTGGCTCCAGATGGGCGGCCACTGCGAACCGGCCGACACCTCCCTGGAGGCGGCGGCCCTGCGCGAGGCGACGGAGGAGTCCGGCATCCCGGGCCTGAAGCTGCTGCCGGGCGGCCCGGTACGCCTGGCCCGGCATCCGATCCCGCCGCCGTGCCACTGCCACTTCGACGTCCAGTACGCGGCGCTCGCCCCGGCCGGCGCCGTGGAGACCGTCAGCGACGAGTCGCTCGACGTACGGTGGTTCGCCTACGACGAGGTGGCGGACGTGGCGGACGGCTCGGTCGTACGACTGCTGGAAGCGACCCGCGCGAGGCTGTGAGCGCATGAGTCGCGGCGATGGCCGCATGTGTAAGGGGCGCCCGGCAATGGCAGGCGCCCCTTACGCATCGCTAGCTGTTGCTGCCCCCGAGGGAGTTGCCGCGCATGCCGAACTGGCCGAGCATCCCGGCGTTGCGCATGCCCTGCGGCGGCAGCAGCTCACTGGGCTGGACCAGGACATGGCCCGTGCCGCCGAAGTGCATCTCCCAGCCCTCGCCGGTGGTGCCCCTGCGGCGCCACACTCCGGAGGTGGAGGTGGGCGCCTGGAGCTGGGTGCGCAGGGACGTGGACCAGGCGATGACGGCGTCGGAGTCGACGCAGACGTTCTTGTCCGGTCCCACCTCGAGGACCAGCGGCTCGCCGGAGGTCATCAGGACGACCTGGCCGGCGCCGGACAGCTCCAGGTTGTAGGCGCCCGCGGCGGCCACCTCGACGGCGCTGTCCACGGCGACGATACCGACGCCGAGTGAGCCGTCGAAGGCCAGCACGTAGGAACTGTCGACCGTGATGCCGGAGCCGACCTCCATGATGTGCAGGTGCTGGGCCAGGTTGGCCAGGTAGACGACGCCGTTGCCCTTGCAGCGCATGAGGTCGAGGCCCTCGCCGGTCATCCGCTCGACGTTGCGCCAGCTGCGGTTGCGGTACTGGCTGTCGAACTCGACCTGGCCCTCGAAGGCCACCATGGCGCCCTGTCGGGCCAGGATCGGGCTGCTGCCCTGGGTGACGTCGGTCCTCAGAAGCTGCGGGTTCTGCAGGGTGTAGCGCCCGGTCGACTCGACCGGGACGTGTGCGAAGAGTGTGCTGTGCATGGTGCCTGGTGCTCCCCTCAGCCCCGGATCTTGAATCGGTCGCCGGTGTCCTCGCTCGGCTGGACGACGACGAAGCCCTGTCCCTTGAAGCCGATCTGGAAGGCCTCGCCGCTGCCGCGGCCGATGAGGGCGCTCGCCTTGACGGTGCGGCGGGCCTTCATCTCCAGGCCGGTCGTCCAGGCGACGAGCGCGTCCGGGTCGACGTACGTCTCCCGTTCGGCGCAGTCCAGGGCCATCGGGATGCCCCGGCTGACCAGGGCGACCCAGCCGGTGCCCTTGATGACGAGGTTGGTCAGGCCGGAGCCGGAGAGCTTCGCGAGGCCCTTGACCGGCTCGATGGCCAGGTCCAGCGAGGCGTCGCAGGCCAGCAGGGTGGCGCCGTTCACGGACAGCGCCTCGCCGCCCAGGTGCAGGACGAGGATGTCCCCGCCGTAGTCGGCCAGGTAGAGATCGCCGTCGCCGCGGGCCAGCATCAGCTTGCCGCCCTCACCGGAAACCATCTCCTCGGCCGAGCGGCGCAGGCTCGCGGGCGCCCCGTCGAACTGCACATAGCCGTCGTAGGCGATCATCGAGCCGGCCTTGGCGATCAGGTCCTGCCCGGTGACCATGGTGACCTTGAGCGTCTTGGAACTGTGCACACTCATGCGGACGCCGGTCGCGGCGGCGCGGTGCGCACTCAGAGTCTGGGAGTCCATGGCCTCACACCTCGAAGGGCTGTACGACGACGAAGTTGCCGGGGGCGCCGCGGAACTGGAGGTTCACGGCCTCGGTGGTCTGCCGGGCGTACCCGGAGCGGCGCAGCCTGAGCGAGGTCGTGGTGACCGCCTGCGCACCGGCGGACCAGGCGATGACGGCGTTGCCGTCGACATAGGTGGCCGCGCCGACGGGCAGGACGACGGGCACGCCTCGTGTCTTGACGACGACCGCGCCCGTGCCGGAGAAGAGCATGCTGAAGAAGCCTCCGCCGGGCAGTCCCGCGCCCTCGATGCGGCGGACCTCGGTCTCGAGGGACTCGTCGAAGGCGAGCACGCCCTGGGCGCTGGTGTAGATCTGCTCGCCCTGGAGGCGGATGACGAAGACCCGGCTGGCCTCGTCGGCGAGGAACACCTCGCCGTTGCCGGTGCAGCGCATCAGGGACATGCCCTGGCCGGTGAGCGCCCCGGTGAGCTTGCCGAGCAGGCCCGAGCCCTTGTGGGCGAAGTCGATGTCGCCCTGGTAGGCGACCATGCTGCCCTGCTTGGCGAGGATGGGGGCGTCCTTGGTGAGGGTTGCCCGGACCAGGTTCGGGTTCTGCTCGGTCCAGCGGTCGCCGACGGGGGCTTCCGCGTACTTCGTCAGAACGACCCGGACGTTGGCCTCGGGCGGCACGGGGGCGAGCTGGGTGCCGCCGCCGAAGGGCTGGGCCTGGCCGGGGAAGGCTCCGGGAGCACCGGGCGGCGCGAACTGGCCGGGGACAGCGCCCGGGGGTGTGAACTGACCCGCGGGTGCGCCGGGGGGCGCGTACTGGCCCGCCGGAGGTGCGCCGGGCGGCGTGAACGTCTGCCCCGGAGGAGTGAACGTCTGCGGGCTCGTCGGCGCGGCGGGCGCGGTCGGGGCGGGCCCGGCGACCGTCGGTGCGGTGTGGACGGAAGGGGCGGGCGCGGGGGCCGGCGGCGCACCGAACGAAGGGGCCGGTGCGGGCGCCTGCGGCGGCGGTGCGAAGGCCGGCGCCTGGGACTGGGCCGGGACGGCGGGCTGCCGGGGCGCGGCCTCGGGCTCCTCCTCGGCGACCTCGCCACCGAAGTTCTTCAGCAGGGCGTCCAGACCGCCGTCGAACCCCTGACCGACCGCGGCGAACCGCCAGACGTCCTTCAGATACAGGTCGCCCAGCATCACGGCACGCTCGGTGGAGAACTCGCTGCCGTCGAACGAGTACCGGGCCACTTCCTCGCCACCGGCGACGATGCGGAGATAGCCGGGGGCGATCTGCGACATCTGGCCGGCGCCGTCGATCGTCGCCGTGAACGACAGCTTCTGGATCTGCGACGGAATCCGGTCGAGCGTGACCCGGAACGACTCCGTGTCACCCGACTGCGCGCCCAGGAGCTGGATGGAGTCCTCAGGGGACTTCGGCTGGTTGAAGAAAATGAAGTACCGGTCGTCCGAGAGCCGTTCGTCGGCGTCGAGGCCGAAGCAGCTGATGTCGAAGGTCAGTCCGGGGCCGGAGATCTGTACTCCTACATACAGGTCCGTGCCCGCGGTCAGGTCACTGATCTTGGCCTTGTGGCCGCGTTGGAATTCCCTGGCCATGCGTAACGACCGTCCCCCATCCCGAATGCGAGTGCGTCGCGACAGGCTAACGGCAAACTCGGACACCGGCTCAGGTCGGTACAGATCCGGTACAAAAACCCGTTCGGGTCATCGGTCACTCTCCGCGGACGCCGGGGAGATGCGGCAATCGGTCCGCGGCGACCACGCCTTCGAGATAGCCCTTGGCCCGCTCGGTGCGGGGATATGCCTCCAGCAACCGCCAGAAACGGGGCCCGTGCCCGGGCACGAGCAGATGCGCGAGCTCATGGAGCAGGACGTAGTCGACGACGTACTCCGGCATGCCCTGGAGCCGGTGCGAGAGCCGGATGCTGCCCTCCGACGGGGTGCACGAACCCCAGCGGGTGTTCTGGTTGGTGACCCAGCGGACCGAGGCGGGCCGCGCCCGGCCGTCGAAGTACTGGGCCGACAGCCGCTGCGCGCGCTCGGAGAGCTCGGTGTCGTCGAGGACCCGTTTGCTCTCCTGGGCGGCCAGCTTGTCGAGCATGACACTGACCCAGCGCTGCTCCTCTGCCTCGGACATCCGGGCAGGGATGAGCACGATGGTGCGATCGCCCTCGCGGTACGCGGAGACCGTCCGCCGTCGGCGGCTGCTCCTGCGCACCTCGATCGCGCTCGCCCCCGAGCCGCTCGTCGGCTGGCTCGTCGTGCTGCGCTGTGGCGTTCCGGCGCTGTGCAGTGGGTCGGCGGGCACGCCCTGACGTTACCCGCTGCACACGGGGGAAGTCCCGACTCCGGGACGGTTCGGCTCCGATCGCCCGCCATGCGTCCGATTTGTACGACGAATGGCCCTCACCTGTGGACAACTTTCGGCACCTGCCTCCCGGAGCCGGGCATGCTGGCATCGCCGCCACAGCCGCGACCGACCGTCGCGGCGGGCTCCGGCGGCCGACGGGATGTTCTACGAGGGCTACGGGGGCCTGTCATGCAAGCAGTGGTTCCGCTCGCACCGGAAATGGTTCCGCAGATGAAACCCGCGCTCCGGCGCGGCTGGCGCGATCTCAACACCGTGCAGTTCGGGATGACCCCGGCGCACGCGCTCACGCTGGGCCCGATCGACACGGCCACAGGCAGCTTCCTCGACCTGCTCAACGGCACGCGCGGTCTCGCGCTGCTACGGCAGGAGGGACACCGTATGGATCTGCCCGACGGCCACGTCGACACGCTGGTGGGACGACTGGCACGGGCCGGGCTCGTCGACGACGCGAGGGGCGGCGGGCCGGCCGCGGACTCGCTGCGGGAGAAGAAGGAGGTCCTGGACCGGCTGGCACCCGACCTGGCGTCCCTCTCGCTGACCACGTCGGAGCCGGGTGACGCGATGAGACTCCTGGCCGCCCGCCGCTCGCTGCGGGTGCAGGTCAAAGGGGCGGGCCGGGTGGGCGTGGTGCTGGCCGCACTGCTCTCGGGCGCCGGCGTCGGAGAGGTCGACGTGCGCGACGGCGGCCGGGTCGAGCCGGGGGACGTCGCCCCGGGCGGGCTTCCCGCCACGTCGGTCGGCGACAACAGGGGAACCGCCGCACGCCGGGCGGTGACCGCGGCGGCTCCGGGACGCCCGCCGCGCCATGGCTCCCGGGCCTCGATGACGGCGGACGATCCCGGGTTCTCCCTGGTCGTCCTTGCCCCGCGGGACGACGTCGACGTCCACGCGCCCGCCCCGGCCGCCGGCGAACCTCTCGTCCGCTCCGGCACACCGCATCTGTATGCCGGTGTGGTCGAGGCGACGGGAGTGGTCGGCCCCCTTGTCCTGCCGGGCGAGACGGGCTGCGCGGGCTGTCTGCACGAGACGCGGACCGACCGCGACCAGGCCTGGCCCCGGCTGGTGGCCCAGTGGCGATCGGGCGGCAGACGACTTCCGGCGCGCCCCTGTGACCTGGCGCTCGCCACGACGGTCGCCGGCCTCGCGGCCGCGCACGCGCTCGCCTTCCTGGACGGCCGCCTCCCGTCGAGCGCGGGCGCCCGCTGGGAGGTCTCACTGCCCGGTATGACCTGGCACGCACAGCCGGTCTGGCCGCATCCCGCCTGCCCGTGCGGGGCCGCGGAGAAAGGTAAGGGAGAACACACCTCCAAGGAGGAGGCTGCGCACGAGACAATGGCAGAGCTACGGTCGTCGGAGGAGTTGTGCCGCAAGGCAACCGCGCCACGGCCTGCTGGGACCTGGAGGGCGCATGTCTGATCTTCCCCGGAAGGCGGTCACCCGGACCGCGAAACTCGCCGCGCTCCCGCTCGGCTTCGCCGGGCGGGCCACCTGGGGACTCGGCAAGCGGATCGTGGGCGAGTCCGCGGAGATCGTCGGCCGCGAGCTGCAACAGCGCACCGCGGACCAGTTGTTCAAGGTGCTCGGGGAGCTCAAGGGCGGCGCCATGAAGTTCGGCCAGGCCCTGTCCGTCTTCGAGTCGGCGCTCCCCGAGGAGGTGGCGGGCCCCTACCGCGCGGCCCTGACGAAGCTCCAGGAGGCCGCGCCGCCGATGCCCACCCGCACCGTGCACACGGTGCTCGAGGAGCGGCTGGGCGAGGACTGGCAGGAGCTGTTCGCCGAGTTCGACGACAAGCCCTCCGCGGCGGCGTCCATCGGCCAGGTGCACCGGGCCGTGTGGCACGACGGGCGCGAGGTGGCGGTCAAGGTCCAGTATCCGGGGGCCGGTGAGGCCCTGCTGTCCGACCTGACCCAACTGGGCCGCTTCGCCCGCCTGTTGGGGCCCCTGGTGCCCGGCATCGACATCAAGCCCCTGATCGCCGAGTTGCGCGACCGGGTCTCGGAGGAGCTCGACTACGGTCTGGAGGCGCAGGCCCAGCAGACCCATGCCGAGGAGTTCGCGGACGATCCGGACGTCGTGGTGCCGGCCGTGGTCCACCAGAGCGAGCAGGTCCTGATCACGGAGTGGATCGAGGGCGTCCCCCTGTCGGAGGTGATCTCGGAGGGCACTCAGGAGCAGCGCGACCGCGCCGGGCAGCTTCTGGCCCGGTTCCTCTTCTCCGGCCCCGCGCGCACCGGCCTGCTGCACGCCGACCCGCACCCGGGCAACTTCCGGCTTCTGCCCGGCGGTCCTGACGGCGAGGAGGACTGGCGCCTGGGCGTCCTGGACTTCGGCACGGTCGACCGGCTCCCGGGTGGTCTGCCGGACACCATCGGCACCTGTCTGCGCATGACGCTGGACGGTGAGGCGGAGGCCGTCTACGAACTGCTCTGCACGGAGGGCTTCGTCAAGGAGTCCATAGAGCTGGACCCGGACGCCGTCCTCGACTACCTCCTGCCGATCATCGAACCGGCCGAGGTCGACGAGTTCACCTTCAGCCGAGGCTGGATGCGCAGCCAGGCCGGCCGGATCGCCGACCCCCGCTCCCCCGCCCACCAACTGGGCAAACAGCTCAACCTGCCCCCGGCCTACCTCCTGATACACCGGGTCACCCTCAGCACCATCGGCGTCCTGTGCCAACTGGGCGCGACGGTGCGACTGCGCGAGGAACTGGAGGAGTGGCTGCCGGGGTTCGTGCCGGAGGTGGACGAGGACGAGCAGGAGACGGCCGCGGAGGCCTGAGGCGGACGGCCTACCACCAGGCCGAGTCGAGCCGCCCCTCGATGGATCTGAGGTTCTCCCGGGAGCAGGTGTCGCAGAAGTACTGGCGGACGCCGTTCTCCAGGGAGCAGGTCCAGGTGGGCCGTGAGCCCTCGGCCCGCCTGCCGCAGCGGGCGCACACGAGAGGCTCCGTCTCGACGTCGCCGTCGTCACCGGGAAGACTCGTCACCCGCCGACGATAACGCCTGATCCGACGGTTCGGCGCGCACAACGCACCGCAGGGGCCGGTCCGTTCGGACGGACCGACCCCCGCGGGGAACTACCGGGTTCGCATTACTGCATGACGGCCATGGCGAGCGCGCGGCGAGCACGCATGGAGGCGCGCTCGGCCCGGCGCTGCATCCGGCGGGCGGTCGCCAGGCGGATCGCCTGGCGTTCCTGCTCGGCCTCGTGCAGCCGGTCGTGCATATGCGCACGAGCCAGGGCTTCTGGGATGAGTTGCATCTCTCGGGTCCTGTTCTGACGCGAGTCGTTCGCGTCGGTGGTGGTGAAGTCTGGGATCGCGGAGCCTGCGGGCTCGCTGGTGGACGGCTTCATCGGGGCCTGCTTCGTGGGGTCGTTCGTGAGGGGGCGGTCGATCGTTCCTGCGATGTTCATGCTGTGACCGGGTTCTTGCGCGGGCGGCCACGCGGCCGCTTCCGGGCGACGACGACACCCTGGACGAACAGCTCCCCACCCCAGACGCCCCAGGGCTCGCGCCGCTCCTTGGCGCCGGCGAGGCAGGCCTCCATCAGCGGGCAGGTGCGGCAGAGGGACTTGGCGTACTCGACGTCGGCCGGCGACTCGGCGAAGAAGACCTCCGGGTCGTAGGAACGGCAGGGGACGGGTACGCCGAGGTTCTCGATGGCGTCGTCGAGCGCGGTGAGCGCGGTGAGGGGGATCAAGGCGGAGTCCTCCGTGGAGCCGGGCGGGGGGATCGTTTCGGAAGGCGGTACGGACGGGGCGTGCGCTTCGAGTTGCACGGTTCGTCTTCCTCGTCTGTTCGGTCCGGCCCTGTTGGACCGGTAGTCGCTTGGTACCGGGTTCTTTTCTTGTCCCGAGACCCCTTCGCTCCGCTCTCCCCGTTCGGGGAAAACAGAAGGGCCGCGGATCCCGGATGGGGTTCCGCGGCCCTGAAGGCGCCGACCTGATCGATGATCAGGCTGGATCACTCCAGGGTTCTGGCCCACGGAAGGCCCACATCTGGTGGTGCTGCGTCGTCTGCTTCCGGAATCCGGCACCGGCCGCCGCAAAGGCATAGGCGTGCGCCTGTGCCACTACTGCTTCCAGTGCCTTGGTCGGTCGCTCGTTGCGCTCACGGACGGGAAGGACCGCGAGAGACATGGAGGACGCCGGACGGACGGCAGGAATGCCGGACAGACCGGTGCCCAGGTTCGAAACGCCGAGCAGGCACGTGGAGACGACCGAGAGATCGGTCATTTTGGCGGTGCTGATGGCCGTGGTGCTGTTGATGCTGATCACTTCAATCGCCTCCTCTCGGCGTCTCTGGGGACGGCGGCGCGAGCCGCTGTCCGACGGAAATGCAAGTAGAACACGGAATCGGGGCCTCCGAGAAGGCCTCCGTCCCCGTGGCTAAGAACCTATGGGGATTGCTGGGGCATGCGCAAACTATTTTTCCGACGAGTTGGAATCAGTCCTCGTCCTCTTCTTCCGTAACGTCCTGGCCTGCGCAGATGGTCAGCACATCGGCTCCGTAGCGATTGAGCTTGCGCAGGCCGACACCCGGGATCCGCGCCAGCTCGTGCTCGTCGTCGGGCACGGCCTCGGCGATCGCCATCAGCGTCTTGTCCGTGAAGACGCAGAAGGCCGGCTGGCCGCTGCGCTGGGCCTGTACGGCACGCCAGTCGCGCAGCCGCTCATAGAGCCCCTCGTCCATGTCGGAGGGGCAGTCCTCGCAACGCATCAGCTTCAGCTCGCCCGCGTCGGTGAGCGTGCGCCCGCACACCCGGCAGCGCGCCGGGGTGCGCTGGGTGCGTCTCGGCGCGGCACCGACGGGGCTGGTGAAGCCGCGCTCGACGCCTCCG from Streptomyces sp. CC0208 carries:
- a CDS encoding zinc-dependent metalloprotease, whose amino-acid sequence is MSDTPFGFGLPPEEPDDGDEGKKKDQESGGGQGPANPFGFGGLPGAGGFGGPGGPGADNPLAAMFGSLNPTDLGAAFQQLGQMLSYEGGPVNWDMAKQIARQTVSQGTSDGTKDASVGPAERTAVEEAVRLADLWLDDATSLPSGAGSAVAWSRAEWVEATLPAWKELVDPVAERVGTAMGDVLPEEMQAMAGPLIGMMRSMGGAMFGTQIGQAVGVLAGEVVGSTDIGLPLGPVGKAALLPANVDAFGKDLGVPKDEVRLYLALREAAHQRLFAHVPWLRSHLYGAVDGYARGIKVDTAKLEDVVGQFDPQNPEQLQDALQQGMFQPEDTPEQKAALARLETALALVEGWVDAVVHAAAKPRLSSADALRETLRRRRASGGPAEQTFATLIGLELRPRRLRDASRLWASLTDARGVDGRDGLWSHPDMLPTASDLDDPDGFVHREQLDFSELDKMLGEAAENPDRKKPDLEKKDDSEDDTE
- a CDS encoding M48 family metallopeptidase, producing the protein MPADPLHSAGTPQRSTTSQPTSGSGASAIEVRRSSRRRRTVSAYREGDRTIVLIPARMSEAEEQRWVSVMLDKLAAQESKRVLDDTELSERAQRLSAQYFDGRARPASVRWVTNQNTRWGSCTPSEGSIRLSHRLQGMPEYVVDYVLLHELAHLLVPGHGPRFWRLLEAYPRTERAKGYLEGVVAADRLPHLPGVRGE
- a CDS encoding AIM24 family protein; translated protein: MDSQTLSAHRAAATGVRMSVHSSKTLKVTMVTGQDLIAKAGSMIAYDGYVQFDGAPASLRRSAEEMVSGEGGKLMLARGDGDLYLADYGGDILVLHLGGEALSVNGATLLACDASLDLAIEPVKGLAKLSGSGLTNLVIKGTGWVALVSRGIPMALDCAERETYVDPDALVAWTTGLEMKARRTVKASALIGRGSGEAFQIGFKGQGFVVVQPSEDTGDRFKIRG
- a CDS encoding NUDIX hydrolase, with protein sequence MSLHDDAVLVLKGYEDQADLRQAYLDHLAAHPDGVWKACEKGHVTASALVVDPERGQALLTLHKKLGMWLQMGGHCEPADTSLEAAALREATEESGIPGLKLLPGGPVRLARHPIPPPCHCHFDVQYAALAPAGAVETVSDESLDVRWFAYDEVADVADGSVVRLLEATRARL
- a CDS encoding WhiB family transcriptional regulator — protein: MQLEAHAPSVPPSETIPPPGSTEDSALIPLTALTALDDAIENLGVPVPCRSYDPEVFFAESPADVEYAKSLCRTCPLMEACLAGAKERREPWGVWGGELFVQGVVVARKRPRGRPRKNPVTA
- a CDS encoding AarF/ABC1/UbiB kinase family protein, whose amino-acid sequence is MSDLPRKAVTRTAKLAALPLGFAGRATWGLGKRIVGESAEIVGRELQQRTADQLFKVLGELKGGAMKFGQALSVFESALPEEVAGPYRAALTKLQEAAPPMPTRTVHTVLEERLGEDWQELFAEFDDKPSAAASIGQVHRAVWHDGREVAVKVQYPGAGEALLSDLTQLGRFARLLGPLVPGIDIKPLIAELRDRVSEELDYGLEAQAQQTHAEEFADDPDVVVPAVVHQSEQVLITEWIEGVPLSEVISEGTQEQRDRAGQLLARFLFSGPARTGLLHADPHPGNFRLLPGGPDGEEDWRLGVLDFGTVDRLPGGLPDTIGTCLRMTLDGEAEAVYELLCTEGFVKESIELDPDAVLDYLLPIIEPAEVDEFTFSRGWMRSQAGRIADPRSPAHQLGKQLNLPPAYLLIHRVTLSTIGVLCQLGATVRLREELEEWLPGFVPEVDEDEQETAAEA
- a CDS encoding AIM24 family protein yields the protein MHSTLFAHVPVESTGRYTLQNPQLLRTDVTQGSSPILARQGAMVAFEGQVEFDSQYRNRSWRNVERMTGEGLDLMRCKGNGVVYLANLAQHLHIMEVGSGITVDSSYVLAFDGSLGVGIVAVDSAVEVAAAGAYNLELSGAGQVVLMTSGEPLVLEVGPDKNVCVDSDAVIAWSTSLRTQLQAPTSTSGVWRRRGTTGEGWEMHFGGTGHVLVQPSELLPPQGMRNAGMLGQFGMRGNSLGGSNS
- a CDS encoding TerD family protein produces the protein MAREFQRGHKAKISDLTAGTDLYVGVQISGPGLTFDISCFGLDADERLSDDRYFIFFNQPKSPEDSIQLLGAQSGDTESFRVTLDRIPSQIQKLSFTATIDGAGQMSQIAPGYLRIVAGGEEVARYSFDGSEFSTERAVMLGDLYLKDVWRFAAVGQGFDGGLDALLKNFGGEVAEEEPEAAPRQPAVPAQSQAPAFAPPPQAPAPAPSFGAPPAPAPAPSVHTAPTVAGPAPTAPAAPTSPQTFTPPGQTFTPPGAPPAGQYAPPGAPAGQFTPPGAVPGQFAPPGAPGAFPGQAQPFGGGTQLAPVPPEANVRVVLTKYAEAPVGDRWTEQNPNLVRATLTKDAPILAKQGSMVAYQGDIDFAHKGSGLLGKLTGALTGQGMSLMRCTGNGEVFLADEASRVFVIRLQGEQIYTSAQGVLAFDESLETEVRRIEGAGLPGGGFFSMLFSGTGAVVVKTRGVPVVLPVGAATYVDGNAVIAWSAGAQAVTTTSLRLRRSGYARQTTEAVNLQFRGAPGNFVVVQPFEV
- a CDS encoding TOMM precursor leader peptide-binding protein — its product is MVPQMKPALRRGWRDLNTVQFGMTPAHALTLGPIDTATGSFLDLLNGTRGLALLRQEGHRMDLPDGHVDTLVGRLARAGLVDDARGGGPAADSLREKKEVLDRLAPDLASLSLTTSEPGDAMRLLAARRSLRVQVKGAGRVGVVLAALLSGAGVGEVDVRDGGRVEPGDVAPGGLPATSVGDNRGTAARRAVTAAAPGRPPRHGSRASMTADDPGFSLVVLAPRDDVDVHAPAPAAGEPLVRSGTPHLYAGVVEATGVVGPLVLPGETGCAGCLHETRTDRDQAWPRLVAQWRSGGRRLPARPCDLALATTVAGLAAAHALAFLDGRLPSSAGARWEVSLPGMTWHAQPVWPHPACPCGAAEKGKGEHTSKEEAAHETMAELRSSEELCRKATAPRPAGTWRAHV